The sequence GTCGTCCACGGCGCAGGGAAAGTCGAGCCAGGTGACGCCGTCCGCGCTGACCGATACCTGCCCCGGCTCGGCGAACGGCACGCCGGTCACGAGCCCCGAGAGCAGGAAGGCGTTCTCGAACACCGTGAAATCGGCCCCCGGGCGGTTCACGATGGCGTTGTCCGTGAAGGCGACGGTGATCTCGCCGCCGAGCCCGAGCGAGAGCGTGTGGGTCGAGCCCTGGAACGCGCCCGCGCCGTGCGGCGGACCGAGGACCCAGTCGGCGCTGCCGCCGCCGCCCGCCGTCCCGATCGTCACGCCGGTGACGGCGTCGGCGAACGGATCGCCCGATGCCGGACGCACGAGCGCCGCGAGCGCGAGCGCGACCACGAGCACCCTCATGGCACGAACCCCATCGAGAACGGCGGCAGGCCGACGTCGATCGGATCGCGCGTCACCTGGGCGCCGGTGGCGGGATCGAAGATGCGGATGCCGTAGCTCGGCCGCGACTGGTCGGCGAGCCACAGCAGGCCGTCGGGTGCGAGCGCGACGTCGGGCAGGAACCCGTCGCGGGCGAAGAGCTGCACGGGTGGCGTCGTGCTCGTCGGATCGAACGCGACCAGGCGGTTCCGGAGGTCGGCCGCCTGCACGACCGCGTAGCCCTTCGTCGCGGAGACGAGCACGAAGTCGGTGACGTTGCCGCCCAGCTGGTCCTCGGTGACGAAGAAGCGGCCCTCGGCGGTGAGGGTCTCCGGGTCGACCCACTCGATGCCGCCGTCGCCCACCTTGTAGATGTCGGCGGGCGTCGAGACGGCGAGGCGGCCGCTCGCGGGATCGTGCACGATGCCGCTCGAGTCGCCGAAGGCGTTCGAGCCGTGCAGCTCGATCGCGCCGACGACGGCGTCCGTCGTCGTGTCGATCACGACCAGGCGGCTCTTTCCCGACGGCGCGAAGCCCTGCGTGCGGTCGAGGCGCTGGACGCTCACGAACAGGCGCGTCCCCACGACCGCCGTCTGGTCCATCTCCGGAAGGCCATCGGCGTCGGCGAACGGGCCGAGGTCGATCGTCCCGCGGCGGAAGCGCCGGCAGCCGCGGGCGGACGGATCGACGATCCACAGCTCGCGCCCGCCATATCGGGTGACGTACGCCTTGTCGCGCGCGACCGCGACGATGTCGTGCGGGTTCGATCCCGCACCCGTCCCGCACTGGAGTCGCGTTCGCAGCTTGCGCGACAGGATCTGCACGTTGTCGGCGAGGAAGCGGTTCAGCACGACCGCGTATCCGCCCGTCACGCGGACGACGGCGTCCGAGAAGACGTCGGTCGGCAGCTCGCGCGTGCGGCGCGGGGGCGCCATCGCCACCGTCGCGAGCACGCCGGTCTCGAACGTCGTCCCGGCGACCAGCGCACGCGGCCGGCGCGCCGCGGCCTCGCTCGCGAGGGCGAGCGCGACCAGGAGCGCCATCGCGATCCGTCGTGCGGGTCCGGGTTTCGTCGTCGTTCTCCTGGCCCGCCGCGACGACGGAGTGGGACGCCGGACGCACGCCTGCGCCGACCCCCCAGCTCCCTCCCCTCGGAAGGCACGTGCTGGTGTCGTCGAGCAGGTCTTCTGGCTCCGGGATCGTCCGCCCCCGGTCCCTTCCCGCCGACCGCTCGGCAGTGGATGCGACCGGGTTTGTTCCCCGTTACAGCTGCGGGGCAGCGGGGGATTTGCACCCCCTTCCCTAACCCGACATCGCCCGCTTACCGCAGCGCGCGCTGCCGTGTCAACGTGGTGCGCCGAATCCGGCGGAGAGCGTGAAGAAGATCGAGCGTCCGGGCAGCGGAAATCCGAGCGCGTCCTCGGTCTGGTCGTCGGTCACGTTCTTCATCTCCCACGCGGCGTGCAGGCCCGCCCACGGCAGCGTCACGTCGATCCCGATCCCGACCAGCGCGCGGCTGCCGACCTGCTCGCGATTCGCGCGGTCGAGGAAGTTCGACGCGATGAGATCGACGTCGGTGAAGATCCGCCCGGGCCACAGCCGTTCCCCGAGCGACCCGATCGGCAGCGGGCGCTCGCGCGACCACACGAGCTCGACGCGCGCGTACGCCTCGTTGGCGGGACGTCCGGGGAGCTGCTTGCCGTGCGCGAACGCTTCGGAGCCCTCGTCGCGCGTCCGCTGGTGCGTGTAGTTCGTCGTGACCAGCACGCGATCCCAGAGCGCACCGCGCAGCGCCACCTCGTTGCCACGAATGGTCGCGGCGCCGATGTTGGTCGGCACGAAGACGTTGACGCTGCTCGGGACGAGCACGATGAGGTCGTCGATGTCGCTCCAGAAGTAGGCGTACTCGAACGTCGCGTCGGTGAGGACGGCGTTGGTCCACGGCGAGCGCAGACGGCCGCCGAGGTCCCAGGTGATCGCCGTCTCGGGTTGCAGGTTCGGGTTGCCCTGCACGACGCCGCTGTCCCCGAAGAGCTCCGTCAGGTTCGGCATGCGCGCGCTGCGGGTGGCGTTGCCGAGCAGCGTCGCGCCCCAGCCGACATCGGCGCGGACGCCGATGCGCGGCGTCACGAAGTCGCGCGTCGTCGTGCCCGAGACGTTGGTCGCCGGTACGAGGTCCAGAGGATCTGGCGGAAAGACGTCGTGGTAGACCTCCCAGCGCACGCCCGGGACGATCGAGAGGCGATCGCCGAGGAGCAGGATCTCGTCCTCGCCACCGATCGTGAAGCGCGCTCGCGTGCGCGCGGGCGCCGTGCCCGGCAGGGTCCTCCCGAACTGCCCCACGCCGTCGTGCACGACGAAGCGCTCGCCGCTCCCCGCGAGCAGGAGCGCGGGCACCTGGTGCACGCCGATCGCGCCGCGCAGCGTGAGCTGCCCACCCACGGTCGTCGAGCGATCGGTCGTGTCGCTGGTGGGGAACGCCGCGTCGGCCTGTGCCGTGAACGTCTGCGACTGGTAGACGCCGAACACGCTGCCGTCGACGTTGATCGGCAGCGCGCCCGGCTCCGAGGTGAGATCGATCTGCGTGAGGCTGCGGAGCGTGTCGCGATGGCCGGTGGGCGACTGCACCTCGGCGCGACCCGGCACGCCTTGCGATTTGACGAACGTGTCGGTCGTGATCGCGAGCGTGAAGGGCGAGCCGTGGTAGGCGACGCGTCCCGTGAGGTCGCCCTGGTTGAAGGCGTTGTTGATGCGCGTCTGCTCGGACTGCGGCGGCGCATTGAAGAATTCGTTCGGATCGAGGGTGAACGTGAAGTCGCCCTTGCTGCCGAGGTACTGCCCGAAGACGAGCCCGTCCCACGCGCCGACCGTGCGCCCGTAGGCGAGCGACGCCTTGCGCGTCTCGAACGATCCGTACGAGACGGCGCCGGCGGCGATCGGCTCGGCGCCTGGACGCCGCGTGACGACGTTCACGACCCCGCCCGCGCCGGACTGGGCGAACGCGAGCGGCGTGATGCTGCGATAGACCTCGACGTGGTCGACGGCGTCGAGCGGCAGGTCGGAGAGGTTCACCACCTCGTTGTCCGCGCGCGAGAGCGGCACGCCGTCGAGGTAGACCTGCACCTGGCCGGGCGAGAAGCCGCGGATCGACACCGTGCTGAAGTCGCCCAGGCCGCCGAAGCGCCGCACCTGCACGCCGACGGTGTTGGAGAGCGCTTCGGCGAGCGTCTCGACCGACGTCGCCGCCTCGCGCGTCTCGATCACGGACGCGAACGCCGTCGGGTCGCGCGGCGCCGGCGCGTCGTCGCGCACGGGCGGCGCCGTGACGACGACCTCGGGGAGGCGCTCCTCGGCGTGCGCCTCGACCCCGGCGGCGATCATGCAGAGAAGGAGCAGCAGCGTTGTGGGAGGGCGCGGAATGGCCCCCCCTGCCACACGGTCCGGAGGGACTCCAGCGGCTACGCCGTACGCAGAGCGAGACTCACGAGTGAGAGGAGCACGAGCGCGCTCGCCTCGACGAGCGCGCTGGTCGCATCCAGCGCACGCGTCGTGAGGCCGCCGGCCCAGCGGTAGGCGGCCACCCGCACGGCGATCGTCACGAGCGCGGCCACGAGGGCAACCGCCAGCCCGACCGCGTCGAGCAGCACGAGCGCCACGCCGAGCGCCGTCACGCTCGCGAGCGCGAACTCGCGGAAGCGTGCACGCCCGACCAACGCCGCAAGGTCGCGGGCACCCGAAACCGGCACGCCGCCGTAGCACTGCACGACGATCGCCCAGCGCGCGAGCATGGGCGCGACGAGAAGCGCGACGGTACGGGACGTGCCGCCCACCTTCGTGAGGGCGCCCGCCTCGACGAGGAGCGTGATCACCGGCAGGACGCCGCCGCGCCAGCGTCCATCGAGGAGTGCGAGCGCGGCGACGGCAGCGACCGCCGTCGCGATCGGCCCGAGCCCGCCGGCGACGTCGGCCGCGGCCGCCGCGACGGCGCCGCACGCGAGCCCGACGACGGGAAGCCACGCGAGGCCCTCGACCATCTCGTGCGGCGCGAGCCCGCTCGCGAGTCCCTGCACCGCCGTGCCGAGCCCGACCGCGGCGCGGAGCTCGCCCGGAGCACGCATCGTCCGCGCGCGCTATCCGTCGTCGGAGCCAGCGTCAACCCGGACCCTTGCGTCCCGCTGGCGCCCTGTTCCATTGTTGGCGCCCGATGCCCGCCCTGGACGCGCGCCTGGAGCGCGACCTCGCCGGCTTCACCGACGACGTCGCGGACGCGCTCGGCGACGCGCTCGTGAACCTGACCGTCTACGGCAGCGCCGCGGGCGAGGACTGGGTTCCCGGCCGCTCGGACGTCAACGCGGTGATCGTCGTGCGGGCCGTGTCGGCGACCCTGCTGGACGTGCTCGCCCAGGTCGTGCCGCGCTGGCGCCGGCACGGCTTCGCCCTGCCGCTCGTCGTCGACGAGGAGTTCCTCGATCGTGCGCGCGACGCCTTCGCGATGGAGTTCGACGACATCCGCCGCGCCCATCGCACCCTCCACGGCCCGGACCTCTTCGCCGCCGTCACGGTCGATCGCGCGCACCTGCGGCGCCAGTGCGAGCACGAGGCGCGCGCACGGCTCCTGCGCCTGCGCGCCCTCTACCTCGACGCAGCCGGGCACGCGCACGAGGTCGAGCGCCTCCTCGTCTCGTCGGCGGTCACCTTCCTCGTGATCCTGCGCCACGTGCTGCACCTGCGCGGCGACGAGACGCCGCACGCGTTCGCCGACGTCCTGGCGGCGGGCGAGCGTCTACTCGGCCCCCTGCCCGCGCTCCGGCGGGTCCTCGACCACCGGCGCAGCGGCGGCCGGCTGCTCCGCGGCCAGCTCGCCGCCGAATTCGGACGCTACCTCGCGGACGCCGAGCGCATCGTCGCCGCCGTCGACACCGTACCTGCGTAACATGCGTAGCCTCGCCACCCTCGCGCTGGTCCTGCGACTCGTCGGGGGCGCGATCGCCGCCGAGCCGGCGATCCCCACGCCGCAGGGCTTCGTCACGGACCTCGCTGGCGTCGTGAGCCCGGCCGTGAACGCGCGGCTCACCGACCTCCTCCAGGAGCTCCAGGCGAAGACGGGGGCCGAGATCGCCGTCCTCACCGTCGACACGACCGCGCCGCTCGACGACTTCACCTTCGCGATGCGCGTCGCCGACGCGTGGAAGCCGGGACGCAAGCGCGAGGACACGGGTCTCGTCTTCCTGGTCGCCGTCAAGGACCGCAAGCTCCGCGTCCTCACCGGCTACGGGCTCGAGGGCATCCTGCCGGACGGCCTCGTCGGGCAGATCCAGGACGAAGAGGTCGTGCCGTCGTTCCGCGCCGGCCGCATCGACGAGGGCATCGAGCGGGGCGTGCGCGCGTTCGCGGGCGAGATCGCCGCCTCGAAGGGCGTGACGCTGACCGGCGTGCCGCCACCCCGCCCGCGCCCGCAGGCGGCGCCGCTCCCCGGCTGGGTGGCGTTGCTGATCCTGGTGCTCTCGCTCGCCTTCATCGTGTACGTCATGAGCCGTCAGCAGAGCTTCGCGGCGCGCGGACGCCGTCGGGGCGGCTTCTACGTTCCCGGTGGGTTCGGCGGCGGGTTCGGCACCGGTGGCGGAGGCGGCGGGGGCGGGTTCGGCGGATTCAGCGGCGGGGGTTTCGGCGGCGGGGGCGCAGGTCGGAGCTGGTAGGACACGAAAGGAGACTCTCATGCGACGAACGGCGAACCTGAGACTCGGAATCCTCTTGAGCACGCTGCTGCTCGCGGGCTGCAGCTACAACACCCTCGTCAGCATGCGCGAGGCGATCGACGCGGCGTGGGCGCAGGTCGAGAACCAGCTCCAGCGCCGCAACGACCTGATCCCCAACCTCGTCGAGGTGACGAAGGGATACGCCACGCACGAGAAGGAGATCTTCGAATCGGTCGCGAACGCGCGCTCGAAGCTGCTCGCCGCCGGCACGCGCGACGAGAAGATCGACGCCGCCAACAACCTCTCCGGCGCCCTCGGGCGACTGCTTGCGATCGCCGAGCGCTATCCCGACCTGAAGGCGAACGTGCAGTTCGCGAAGCTCTCCGACGAGCTCGCCGGCACCGAGAACCGGATCGCGGTCGAGCGCATGCGCTACAACGACGCCGTCCGCGCCTTCAACACGGCGATCAAGAGCTTCCCGACCGTCGCGTGGGCCGGCTGGCTCGGCTTCGAGACCCAGAAGTACTTCGAGGCCCCGGCGGCGGCGAAGGAAGTGCCGAAGGTGGACTTCGGGGCGCAGCCGAAGCCGCAGTGACGCCGGCCACCGTCTCCGCGCAGCGGCGTCGGTCCCGGGGGGCGGCGCTTGCCCACTCCGCTGGTGGGAGACATGGTTGGGTGATGCGGAAGATGGCTTGCGTCGTTACGCTCGGGCTGATGCTGGCGCTCGGCGGCTGTGACTCCGGGGCCGGGGTCGAGCAGAAGCGGATCGATGCGCTCACGACCCGGGTGGAGCAGCTCGAGAAGCGGCTCTCGGCGGTCGAGGGCGAAGCGGAGCCGGCGGAGGGGCTCCGGACCGACGTGACGAACCTCGACCGGCGGACGACCGCGCTCGAAGGGCAGGTGCGGGAGATGGCGGC is a genomic window of Candidatus Eisenbacteria bacterium containing:
- a CDS encoding TPM domain-containing protein, which produces MRSLATLALVLRLVGGAIAAEPAIPTPQGFVTDLAGVVSPAVNARLTDLLQELQAKTGAEIAVLTVDTTAPLDDFTFAMRVADAWKPGRKREDTGLVFLVAVKDRKLRVLTGYGLEGILPDGLVGQIQDEEVVPSFRAGRIDEGIERGVRAFAGEIAASKGVTLTGVPPPRPRPQAAPLPGWVALLILVLSLAFIVYVMSRQQSFAARGRRRGGFYVPGGFGGGFGTGGGGGGGGFGGFSGGGFGGGGAGRSW
- a CDS encoding LemA family protein; its protein translation is MRRTANLRLGILLSTLLLAGCSYNTLVSMREAIDAAWAQVENQLQRRNDLIPNLVEVTKGYATHEKEIFESVANARSKLLAAGTRDEKIDAANNLSGALGRLLAIAERYPDLKANVQFAKLSDELAGTENRIAVERMRYNDAVRAFNTAIKSFPTVAWAGWLGFETQKYFEAPAAAKEVPKVDFGAQPKPQ
- a CDS encoding TonB-dependent receptor, whose product is MIAAGVEAHAEERLPEVVVTAPPVRDDAPAPRDPTAFASVIETREAATSVETLAEALSNTVGVQVRRFGGLGDFSTVSIRGFSPGQVQVYLDGVPLSRADNEVVNLSDLPLDAVDHVEVYRSITPLAFAQSGAGGVVNVVTRRPGAEPIAAGAVSYGSFETRKASLAYGRTVGAWDGLVFGQYLGSKGDFTFTLDPNEFFNAPPQSEQTRINNAFNQGDLTGRVAYHGSPFTLAITTDTFVKSQGVPGRAEVQSPTGHRDTLRSLTQIDLTSEPGALPINVDGSVFGVYQSQTFTAQADAAFPTSDTTDRSTTVGGQLTLRGAIGVHQVPALLLAGSGERFVVHDGVGQFGRTLPGTAPARTRARFTIGGEDEILLLGDRLSIVPGVRWEVYHDVFPPDPLDLVPATNVSGTTTRDFVTPRIGVRADVGWGATLLGNATRSARMPNLTELFGDSGVVQGNPNLQPETAITWDLGGRLRSPWTNAVLTDATFEYAYFWSDIDDLIVLVPSSVNVFVPTNIGAATIRGNEVALRGALWDRVLVTTNYTHQRTRDEGSEAFAHGKQLPGRPANEAYARVELVWSRERPLPIGSLGERLWPGRIFTDVDLIASNFLDRANREQVGSRALVGIGIDVTLPWAGLHAAWEMKNVTDDQTEDALGFPLPGRSIFFTLSAGFGAPR